Genomic segment of Nodosilinea sp. FACHB-141:
GCAGTCGTCTGTCGCGATCGGTGCTGGCGATTATTCACGGCTACCGTACGCTGGATCCTCGGGTGAAACTTGCCGGGGTGGTGCTGAACCGGGTAGGCAGCGATCGCCACCTCGAACTCCTCACCGATGCCATAGCCGGCATCAATCTGTCGATTCTTGGCGTATTGCGACGGCAAACTGCGATCGCCCTCCCCGATCGCCACTTGGGCCTCGTGCCCACCGCCGAACTCCCCCAACTTCCCGACATCCTCACCCGCCTCGCCCACCTCGGCCACACCTCCTTCGACTGGCCCGCCCTCACCCCCCTTCTGCTTGCCGACCCGACTCCCCCACTCTCGCACCCTCCCTATCCCCTCCCACTCTCCCACCCTCCCACTCCCCCACCCTCCCACTCCCCCACCCCTCGCATCGCGATCGCCCAAGACCCCGCCTTCAGCTTCTACTACCCCGACAACCTCGACATTCTCACTGCCCTGGGGGCCGAGATTATTCCCTGGAGTCCGCTGCGGGACGCCCAGCCTCCTGCCGATGCCGATGGGTTGTACTTCGGCGGCGGCTTTCCCGAAATGTTTGCTGCCGAGCTAGCCGCCAACCAGGAGTTGCGCTTAACGCTCAACGCCCTTATTCATCAAGGTTTACCCGTCTACGCTGAATGTGGCGGATTGATGTATTTGGCCACTACCCTAGTCGATCTAAACGACAATGCCTGGCCTATGGTCGGAGTGCTACCCACCAGCGTGCGCATGACCGGACGACTCACTCTAGGCTACCGTCACGCCTTAGCGGAACAAGACAGTTTACTTTTACAGACCGGTCAAACCATTTGGGGGCACGAGTTTCACCGCTCCGAGGCAGAAACGCCATCTCCCTCGCCGCTGTATCAACTCAAGCGCTACGGAGCAACCCAGCGCCATGCCACCGAGGGCTGGGGATCGCATCGTATTCATGCCTCATACCTGCACCTGCACTGGGGTGGCTGCCCAGAGGTCGCGCAAGCTCTAGTTGGAGCTTGTCTACAATACCGCCAGGGCCGGGCTTGACCCCAAACACCTTCCCGTTAAAATGGCCTCTTTCCAACATTGGTAACGAAGCCACTAACTTGCGTTTGCGATCGCGCCAGAGCGCTAGTTCGATCGGGGTGCTTAAACTGACAGACCGGCACGGGGTTAGCGGCTGAAGGCCTTAGTTCAGACCCTGATTAGTGTTATGGTTAGACCATAGATTTTTGTTGAGATAAGGAGTATTGCTGTGGTTGAGCCTTTGCTAAGTGGCATTGTTCTAGGGTTTATTCCTGTCACCCTGGCCGGGCTTTTCGTTGCGGCTTACTTGCAATATCGCCGGGACAATAAGCTTAATTCGTAGCCGAGCAGTTGGGGGCGAGGTAGAGCGATCGCGCCCCTTCACCCGCTTTAAGGATCACTCAATCGTATCCTTTAGCCACCCCAGCGCCAAATAGGCACTACCGACCGCCGCCTCCACCGAGGCGGCGTTTTTGATGGGCACCGGCAGCAGGTTGGCCCGCAGCTGACGCCAGGTCTCATTGGCTGCACCGCCCCCAGCCGTGAAAATTTGCCGCAGGGGCGATGCCCCGTGCTGAGTGAGCAACTCATACCCGCGCTGCTCGATGCGGGCAATGCCCATTAGCAGGCCGTGCAAAAACGCGGTGTCATCCTCAGGGCGCGGCGAGAGCCGCGGAGCCAGGGTGGGGTCATTGATGGGAAAGCGCTCCCCTGGTGCAGCCAGGGGGTAATAGTCTAGCTCCGTAGGCACGGCTGGATCGATGCACTGACTCAGGCTGGCTAAAGCCTCTCGGTCAAAGAATTTTTCAAGCACGGCACCGCCGCTGTTGGACGCACCGCCTACTAG
This window contains:
- the petG gene encoding cytochrome b6-f complex subunit V, which gives rise to MVEPLLSGIVLGFIPVTLAGLFVAAYLQYRRDNKLNS
- a CDS encoding cobyrinate a,c-diamide synthase; protein product: MSTAASPGGLVIAGERSGVGKTTVTLALLAALAQKSPRVQSFKVGPDYIDPMFHQQATGRPCYNLDPILTSETYVQQCFAHRCQGADFALVEGVMGLFDGASGLSDVASTAHIARLLNLPVLLVVDCSRLSRSVLAIIHGYRTLDPRVKLAGVVLNRVGSDRHLELLTDAIAGINLSILGVLRRQTAIALPDRHLGLVPTAELPQLPDILTRLAHLGHTSFDWPALTPLLLADPTPPLSHPPYPLPLSHPPTPPPSHSPTPRIAIAQDPAFSFYYPDNLDILTALGAEIIPWSPLRDAQPPADADGLYFGGGFPEMFAAELAANQELRLTLNALIHQGLPVYAECGGLMYLATTLVDLNDNAWPMVGVLPTSVRMTGRLTLGYRHALAEQDSLLLQTGQTIWGHEFHRSEAETPSPSPLYQLKRYGATQRHATEGWGSHRIHASYLHLHWGGCPEVAQALVGACLQYRQGRA